In uncultured Bacteroides sp., the following proteins share a genomic window:
- a CDS encoding 4'-phosphopantetheinyl transferase superfamily protein, with protein sequence MAVLEKHIEADCRWGIWKMEESIEELLILFSNPARQLEQMQHLTAQGRRLEWLSVRVLLKNLCGEEKLIEYLPSGMPYLSDHSFHISISHTRGYVAVILSSQKKVGIDIEQYGERILKLRTKFLSEQEIKTISPEKEVYHLLLHWSGKETMFKLLGEQEVEFKEHLLISPFHPEEKGTFAARELRTTKQQNFLIHYQTHPDFVITWC encoded by the coding sequence ATGGCTGTTCTCGAGAAACATATTGAAGCCGACTGCAGATGGGGAATCTGGAAAATGGAGGAATCCATTGAAGAGTTGCTGATTCTTTTCTCCAATCCCGCCCGGCAGTTGGAACAAATGCAGCACTTAACTGCACAAGGCCGACGTTTGGAATGGCTTTCCGTTCGTGTTCTTCTAAAGAATCTTTGCGGTGAGGAGAAGCTGATTGAGTATCTTCCCAGCGGAATGCCTTATTTATCAGATCATTCTTTTCATATAAGTATATCCCATACTCGTGGTTATGTGGCTGTTATTTTGAGTTCGCAAAAGAAAGTGGGAATAGATATAGAGCAATATGGCGAACGGATTCTTAAACTTCGCACTAAATTTCTGAGTGAACAGGAGATAAAGACTATTAGTCCTGAAAAAGAAGTGTATCATCTGCTGCTTCATTGGTCGGGAAAAGAGACAATGTTCAAGCTTCTTGGTGAGCAGGAGGTGGAGTTTAAGGAACATTTGCTGATAAGTCCTTTTCATCCAGAGGAGAAAGGTACTTTTGCAGCCCGTGAATTGCGAACAACAAAGCAACAGAACTTCCTTATTCATTACCAGACTCACCCGGATTTTGTGATTACATGGTGTTAA
- a CDS encoding gliding motility lipoprotein GldD, which produces MMKRRNYNFFVSINALLLLLLVMMACSSPSSKKKETVNMIFPKAVYASSTDSLPFTFDLSKQAKLTWQKNKPGEYFCNVDYPFLNARLYCTYHAITPDKFRNFAEESHKMAYQHTAVATGITEKVYSNDMSHVYGILYDIQGNVATPIQVALTDSNRYFFNASLYFNITPNADSIAPAVKYIRKDIVRIMESFKVKSK; this is translated from the coding sequence ATGATGAAGCGTCGGAATTATAATTTTTTTGTTAGCATTAATGCCTTGTTATTATTGCTGCTGGTAATGATGGCTTGTTCATCTCCTTCTTCCAAAAAGAAGGAAACTGTGAATATGATATTTCCTAAAGCGGTATATGCTTCATCAACAGATTCTTTGCCTTTTACTTTTGATTTGTCAAAACAGGCAAAGCTAACCTGGCAAAAGAACAAGCCGGGCGAATATTTCTGCAATGTAGACTATCCTTTTCTGAATGCACGCCTTTACTGTACTTATCACGCCATAACGCCTGATAAATTTCGCAATTTTGCAGAAGAGAGTCACAAGATGGCCTATCAGCATACAGCTGTGGCTACGGGAATAACAGAGAAAGTTTATAGTAATGATATGTCTCATGTATATGGCATATTGTATGATATTCAAGGCAATGTGGCAACTCCGATACAAGTTGCTTTAACGGATAGCAATCGTTATTTTTTCAATGCGTCACTCTATTTCAACATAACACCAAATGCTGATTCTATTGCTCCGGCAGTGAAGTATATACGCAAAGATATTGTTCGCATAATGGAATCATTTAAAGTAAAATCCAAATAA
- a CDS encoding single-stranded DNA-binding protein, with product MSVNKVILIGNVGKDPDVRYLDSGVAVANFTLATSDKAYTLANGTQVPERTEWHNIVLWRGLAEIAEKYVHKGDKLYIEGKIRTRSYDDPNGAKRYITEIFADSMEMLTPKGSQSSANAPQAQPQNNQVQSQQPATQENPTDDLPF from the coding sequence ATGTCTGTAAATAAAGTGATATTGATTGGAAATGTCGGGAAAGATCCTGATGTTAGATATCTGGATAGTGGCGTGGCAGTGGCAAACTTTACGTTGGCAACTTCTGATAAAGCATATACATTAGCAAATGGCACACAGGTTCCTGAAAGAACTGAATGGCATAATATTGTTTTATGGAGAGGATTGGCAGAAATAGCCGAGAAATATGTTCATAAAGGAGATAAATTATACATTGAAGGGAAAATCAGAACCCGTTCTTATGATGATCCTAATGGTGCAAAGAGATACATTACTGAGATATTTGCAGATAGCATGGAAATGTTGACTCCAAAAGGTAGTCAGAGTTCTGCTAATGCCCCTCAGGCACAACCTCAAAACAATCAGGTACAATCTCAGCAACCGGCAACACAGGAAAATCCAACCGATGATTTACCTTTTTAA
- a CDS encoding HU family DNA-binding protein produces the protein MTKADIVNEVAKNTGIDKTTVLTTIEAFMDSVKESLSNEDNVYLRGFGSFVVKKRAQKTARNISKNTTIIIPEHNIPSFKPAKTFTIAVKK, from the coding sequence ATGACAAAAGCAGATATTGTAAACGAGGTTGCCAAAAACACAGGTATTGATAAAACTACAGTGCTTACAACAATAGAAGCATTTATGGATTCAGTAAAGGAGTCCTTATCAAATGAAGATAACGTTTATTTGCGTGGTTTTGGTAGTTTTGTAGTTAAGAAAAGAGCTCAGAAAACAGCTCGTAATATTTCTAAAAACACTACTATTATTATTCCAGAACATAATATTCCGTCGTTCAAACCTGCAAAGACATTTACTATTGCGGTAAAAAAATAA
- the mutY gene encoding A/G-specific adenine glycosylase: protein MSEFSDKIIDWYNLNKRSLPWREITNPYLIWISEIILQQTRVAQGYDYFVRFINRFPTVQSLAEADEDEVLKYWQGLGYYSRARNLHFAAKSIKGDFPETYNDILSLKGVGEYTAAAICSFAFNMPYAVVDGNVYRVLSRYLGIQTPIDSSEGKKMFASLANEFLDKSKPATYNQAIMDFGALQCTPSSPDCSTCPLADSCVALSEGVINMLPVKQHKTKTTNRFFNYIYVRMGAYTFINKRNGNDIWKNLFELPLIETERSLNDEELFASTEFQQLFASDEEPVIRCLCRDVKHVLSHRVIYANFYEVILPEESTSFSFYQKVAIADIDRYAVPRLVHSFFEKYL from the coding sequence ATGAGTGAATTTAGTGATAAAATTATAGATTGGTATAACTTAAATAAGCGAAGTTTACCCTGGAGAGAAATTACAAATCCTTATTTAATATGGATTTCAGAAATTATATTGCAGCAAACACGTGTTGCGCAAGGGTATGATTATTTTGTTCGGTTCATAAATAGATTTCCCACGGTTCAGTCATTGGCTGAAGCGGATGAAGATGAAGTATTAAAATACTGGCAAGGGTTAGGATATTATTCGCGTGCACGTAATTTACATTTTGCAGCAAAAAGTATTAAAGGTGATTTCCCGGAAACTTATAATGATATTTTATCTTTAAAGGGAGTAGGGGAGTATACTGCTGCGGCAATATGTTCTTTTGCCTTCAATATGCCTTATGCTGTTGTGGATGGAAATGTATATAGAGTTTTATCCCGGTATTTGGGTATTCAGACTCCGATTGATTCATCTGAAGGAAAAAAGATGTTTGCTTCATTGGCTAATGAATTTCTGGATAAATCAAAACCTGCGACTTATAATCAGGCCATAATGGATTTTGGTGCGTTGCAATGCACACCTTCTTCACCAGATTGTTCTACCTGTCCGTTGGCCGACAGTTGTGTGGCTTTATCGGAAGGAGTGATAAATATGTTACCGGTGAAACAACATAAAACCAAGACTACAAATCGTTTCTTTAATTATATATATGTACGCATGGGCGCGTATACCTTTATAAATAAACGTAATGGAAATGATATCTGGAAGAATCTTTTTGAATTACCTCTGATTGAAACCGAACGATCACTGAATGATGAAGAGCTGTTTGCTTCAACTGAATTTCAGCAATTATTTGCTTCGGATGAAGAGCCGGTTATTCGTTGTTTATGCCGGGATGTAAAACATGTATTGTCTCACAGGGTGATTTATGCAAACTTTTATGAAGTTATTTTGCCTGAAGAATCAACCTCCTTTTCTTTCTATCAGAAGGTTGCAATAGCAGATATTGACCGTTATGCAGTGCCACGTTTGGTGCATAGTTTCTTTGAGAAATATTTATAA
- the gldE gene encoding gliding motility-associated protein GldE has translation MDSDAFLCPLAISFSGITVNTPSLYAEAALILALLLLFVSGFASASEVAFFSLSSSDLNSIGQRNHPSDVKISSLLGKPDRLLATILVTNMFVNVAIIMLCNAFFLEVFDFGHSTLVGIVALTIVLTFLLLLFWEIMPKIYSAQRTLPFCRFAAPVIRVLEYIFLPIVLLMARSTTFVNKHLERKSHNLSVDELSHALELTDKEDLSDEKQILEGIIRFGGETAKEVMTSRIDMVDLNIKASYKEVLQCIIENAYSRIPVYNGSRDNIKGVLYIKDLLPHLNKGDNFRWQSLIRPAYFVPETKMIDDLLRDFQANKIHIAIVVDEFGGTSGIVTMEDIIEEIVGEIRDEYDDEERTFVKVNDKSYIFEAKTLLTDFYKITNLNNDTFDQIAGDADTLAGLLLEIKGEFPALHEVLSYNGYDFEVLKMDERRILKVKFTVNDEASEL, from the coding sequence TTGGACTCAGATGCGTTTTTATGCCCTTTGGCAATTTCTTTTAGCGGTATAACCGTAAATACTCCTTCTCTTTATGCAGAAGCAGCGCTGATATTAGCTCTTCTGTTATTGTTTGTTTCGGGCTTTGCCTCAGCCTCAGAGGTTGCTTTTTTCTCTCTTTCTTCATCCGATTTAAATAGTATCGGACAGCGTAATCATCCTTCAGACGTAAAGATTAGCTCTCTTCTAGGAAAGCCTGATCGCTTATTGGCCACAATTCTTGTTACCAATATGTTTGTCAACGTAGCCATTATTATGCTGTGCAATGCTTTCTTCCTTGAAGTATTTGATTTTGGGCATTCTACGTTAGTCGGGATTGTTGCTCTAACTATTGTTCTGACTTTCCTTTTATTACTTTTTTGGGAGATTATGCCAAAGATTTATTCTGCACAACGCACACTTCCTTTTTGTCGTTTTGCTGCTCCGGTTATCAGAGTACTTGAATATATCTTTTTGCCTATTGTCCTGTTAATGGCTCGTTCTACTACTTTTGTTAATAAGCATTTGGAAAGAAAGAGTCACAACCTGTCTGTTGATGAGTTGTCTCATGCTTTGGAACTTACCGATAAAGAGGATTTGAGTGACGAGAAACAAATTCTAGAAGGAATAATCCGCTTTGGTGGAGAGACGGCAAAAGAGGTAATGACTTCCCGCATAGATATGGTCGACCTGAATATAAAGGCCTCATATAAGGAAGTTTTGCAATGTATCATTGAGAATGCTTATTCTCGGATTCCGGTATATAACGGTTCCCGCGACAATATAAAGGGTGTTCTCTATATAAAAGATCTGCTGCCTCATTTGAATAAAGGAGATAATTTCCGTTGGCAGTCACTAATACGTCCGGCCTATTTTGTTCCGGAAACAAAGATGATTGATGATTTGCTGAGAGATTTCCAGGCAAATAAGATTCATATTGCAATTGTTGTTGATGAATTTGGAGGGACTTCCGGCATTGTTACTATGGAAGATATTATAGAAGAAATTGTTGGCGAAATACGTGATGAGTATGATGATGAGGAACGAACTTTTGTTAAGGTGAATGATAAAAGTTATATTTTTGAAGCAAAGACATTGCTGACCGATTTCTATAAAATAACTAATCTTAATAACGACACATTTGATCAGATTGCAGGCGATGCAGATACCTTAGCCGGTTTGCTGTTGGAAATAAAAGGAGAATTCCCTGCTTTGCATGAAGTGTTAAGTTATAATGGCTATGATTTTGAAGTCCTGAAAATGGATGAACGTCGTATTTTAAAAGTTAAATTCACCGTTAATGATGAAGCGTCGGAATTATAA